The DNA window CGGTCTCGCCGGAGGAGCCGCCGACCTGCGTCTGCAGGGTGATGTTGTCGCGTTCGACGCCCTCCTCGCCGCTGACATGGGAGACGGCCTCGACGACAGTTTCGGCGAGCGAATCGGCGGTGACACCCCCCGTACCCTTGCCAGTCATACTGGATTCGGCGACCGATCGCAGGAGCTCCTCGTCGACTTCGTCGTCGAGCGTCATCTCATCGATGGCCTCGTGGGCGAGTTCGGCAGCCTCGTGATAGCCCTCGACGATGGTCGTCGCGTGGACGTCGTCCTCGAAGAGGCTTTCGGCCTGTGCGAGTAGCTGTCCGGCGATGATCGCTGCGGTGGTCGTCCCGTCGCCGATTTCGTCTTCCTGCGTCTGGGCGACGTCGACGATCATCTCCGCGGCGGGATGCTCGATATCCATCTCTTCGAGAATCGTCGCACCGTCGTTCGTGATGACGACGTCGCCGGAGTCCGACACCAGCATCTTGTCCATCCCGCGGGGGCCGAGTGTGGTGCGTACGGCTTCACTGATCGCCTTCCCGGCAGTGATGTTCGACTGCTGGGCGTCCTTCCCCGACGTCCGCTCGGAGTCCTCGCTCAGAATAAACAGTGGCTGTCCACCCATGCGTCGCTGACGGTTTGCGTTTGCCATGGTAATCTACGATTGATATGTACCTTGCAATTCTATATAAATCTTGCTGAAACGGTTGCTCCGGGCTCCGATGCGCTCCCACCGGTTACCCGCTCGAACCGATAACTAAAACAGGAGCGGCGCGAAAGGCCCGCGTATGCTGGAGCTGGAACACCGGTTTCGCGTCGTCGACGTTCACGTCCGGCTCAACGCGGATCCCGGCGCGAGTATGGGTCCGTCGATCACACCGGATACGCTAGAGCGCGAGATGCACCAGGCGGGTGTCGTCCGGTCCGTGGTCTTTCCGGGCCAGCGATCGAACACCGATTATCTCCGCTCAAACAACGCAGTCGCCCGCCTGAGCGTCGACCGACCGTTCGTCGCGTTCGCCCGGATCAACGGGGTGCGCGATCCTGGCCGCGGTGCGACGTCACAGCTCCGAAACCTGACCGCCTCCCGTGAGGAGTACCATACGACCCCGGAGGACATCGAACAGTACGCCTACGACGATCGGTTCCACGGCTTCAAACTCGATCCAGTCCGTGACGGGATACCGGACGACGAAGTACTCGCGGTGCTCGAAGACGTCGGGTTGCCGGTACTCGTTCACGGCGGCGAGCGGGTCCCGCCCGAGACGATCGCCGACGAACTGCTCGGCCGTTCCTTCCCCGTGATCCTCGCTCACTTCGGGGGTCACCCCCTGAATCAGGACGCGATGGATCGAGGGATCGACCTCCTCGACGAGTACGACGACTACTATCTGGATACGAGCTACGTCCGGTATCGGGATCAACTCGAACGGGCGTTGCTCGAATACCCGGATCGTATCCTGTTCGGGAGTGGTGGTCCGAAGACCCACCCGAACGTCGCCGTGATGGAAATTCTCACGCTCGATGTCTCCGAGGACAAACTGCATCGGGTGTTCGATACCAACCCATCGCGGGTGATCGACGCACTCGCCCCCGACGGCGGGTGATCGTGTGCCAGTGTGGGCAATAGCTCACCGGCGGTCGTACCGCTGCACTGCACGGTCGTGCCGACTCGAAACGCCGTTGGGATTCCGGCGATAGGATCGGTCGGCACGACGCGCCCGAAGACCGGCGTAGACGCCAGCGAGCAGCCCACCGATCACGTCCCGACCGCTCCGTAACCAGACCGTCGGCTGGAGGTCGCCACGCGTGACATCGCCCGCAGCGTCGATCGAATCGCGTAACGCCCGCCAGAGCGTTTTGACTCCTGTCTGTGGCCGGACCCCATAGTTCTTGACGAGCCGATAGGCCCGTGAGCGGTAGCTGTAACCGATCTCCCCATCTAGCTCGCCCCCGTCGGCCTCGTACTCTCCCCTGACGCTCATTTCGCCACTCCACGTAACCGAGTAGCTCATTCCAGCGAGACGGTGGGATGCGTCGCGTTCGCCATCGCTCGCGAGATACTCGTCGAAGCCATCGAGCGCACGGATGGTGTCGGCTGTGAACGCCACATTATCGCCGTTGAAAAACGTCACGCTCCGTCCGGCTACCTCCTCCGTCGTTTCCGTTTCGGTCGTCACTCCGGCTCGGAGACGCCGATGTGTTGGTCCAGTGACGACCTCGGCACCGGCGTCAAGCGCGGACACCACCG is part of the Natranaeroarchaeum aerophilus genome and encodes:
- a CDS encoding amidohydrolase family protein; amino-acid sequence: MLELEHRFRVVDVHVRLNADPGASMGPSITPDTLEREMHQAGVVRSVVFPGQRSNTDYLRSNNAVARLSVDRPFVAFARINGVRDPGRGATSQLRNLTASREEYHTTPEDIEQYAYDDRFHGFKLDPVRDGIPDDEVLAVLEDVGLPVLVHGGERVPPETIADELLGRSFPVILAHFGGHPLNQDAMDRGIDLLDEYDDYYLDTSYVRYRDQLERALLEYPDRILFGSGGPKTHPNVAVMEILTLDVSEDKLHRVFDTNPSRVIDALAPDGG
- a CDS encoding glycosyltransferase family 2 protein produces the protein MDLSVVVPTLNNREELRCCLDALAEHAGEIELIVVNGPSSDGTTGMVRDRDDVDVLVEVSERNKNVARNAGIETATGNAIAIVDSTYAVEPSWYDAVVSALDAGAEVVTGPTHRRLRAGVTTETETTEEVAGRSVTFFNGDNVAFTADTIRALDGFDEYLASDGERDASHRLAGMSYSVTWSGEMSVRGEYEADGGELDGEIGYSYRSRAYRLVKNYGVRPQTGVKTLWRALRDSIDAAGDVTRGDLQPTVWLRSGRDVIGGLLAGVYAGLRARRADRSYRRNPNGVSSRHDRAVQRYDRR